One Sulfolobus sp. S-194 DNA segment encodes these proteins:
- a CDS encoding ornithine cyclodeaminase family protein produces the protein MIILTGKDLEEVLKPEIAVNAVRDAFSLFSSGKVIQPQRQVITIKGNWWGIMPSFTDFSFSTKIVNVIPKNKEKGLPSVQGVAILMSPDTGETLAVLEGSVLTAIRTASASVLSTELALGSRHIDTLGIIGAGMEAKYHLKIALKYFSVSRVLISARKSHYELAKEYNGEAVELERLLKESQVIYATTSSDKPVVLGKFLSNDFHVSSIGAHTPTAREIDDEAIMKSKTYFVDSLEAVSNESGDFIEPKRKGIMPQIYEIGEIINKNIKIQRPSIFKTVGIAAQDNITAYIAYEEALKRGIGIKI, from the coding sequence ATGATTATCTTAACAGGGAAGGATCTAGAAGAGGTATTAAAGCCAGAGATAGCTGTAAATGCTGTAAGAGATGCTTTTTCCCTTTTCTCCTCTGGAAAAGTTATTCAGCCTCAAAGACAAGTGATAACAATAAAAGGTAATTGGTGGGGAATAATGCCTTCTTTTACAGATTTTTCATTCTCTACAAAGATTGTGAATGTTATACCCAAAAACAAGGAAAAGGGGTTACCCTCAGTACAAGGAGTTGCTATACTCATGTCTCCAGATACTGGGGAAACATTAGCTGTTTTAGAAGGCTCAGTTTTAACAGCAATAAGAACTGCTTCCGCAAGCGTTTTATCAACAGAATTAGCGTTAGGTTCAAGACATATAGATACTCTTGGGATTATTGGAGCTGGAATGGAGGCGAAATATCATTTAAAAATTGCTCTCAAATACTTTTCAGTTTCTAGGGTTTTAATTTCTGCAAGAAAAAGTCATTACGAGTTAGCAAAAGAATATAATGGAGAAGCTGTAGAGCTAGAGAGGCTTTTGAAAGAATCACAAGTAATTTATGCCACAACTTCTTCAGACAAGCCAGTAGTTTTAGGTAAATTCTTGTCTAACGATTTTCATGTTTCTAGTATAGGTGCTCATACTCCAACTGCTAGAGAAATTGATGATGAGGCCATAATGAAATCAAAAACGTATTTTGTAGATTCATTAGAAGCCGTATCTAATGAAAGTGGAGATTTTATTGAACCTAAAAGAAAAGGAATAATGCCTCAAATTTATGAAATAGGAGAAATTATAAACAAAAATATAAAAATTCAGAGACCATCAATCTTTAAGACTGTAGGTATTGCGGCACAAGATAATATAACCGCATACATAGCATATGAAGAAGCATTAAAGAGAGGTATTGGAATAAAAATCTAA
- a CDS encoding DMT family transporter: MRQYLPILGVILVWSSAYPLIKIALQYMSPIILATIRLLVGGLILLIYGKGIIYGLKEFIGSLLNVAIFIILLNLGVLLSPNPALSATLIYTQPVFVAIFSYFIFKEKIGILKIIGIIIAILGAIIASGNLEVNIGALISLLGGVIWAAGTIYYRKYLIKEDVIKLNSFFALSSVPVLIPLIPFQFYFKASLEGIVVAIIIGITAQALGFIFWFLSVKNLGAFKASSISLLVPALSYFFSYIILGDMPTLIEIIGSFLVLLGVLFTNLKISNFSSRF, translated from the coding sequence ATGAGGCAATATTTACCAATCCTTGGTGTAATATTAGTTTGGAGTTCAGCTTATCCTCTAATTAAAATTGCTCTTCAATATATGTCACCAATAATTTTAGCAACAATCAGGCTTTTAGTTGGGGGGCTTATTCTGTTAATTTATGGGAAAGGAATAATATATGGTTTAAAGGAATTTATTGGTAGCTTACTAAACGTTGCAATATTTATCATATTGCTTAATTTAGGCGTCCTTCTCTCACCTAATCCAGCATTATCTGCAACATTAATTTATACTCAACCAGTTTTCGTTGCAATATTTAGTTATTTTATTTTCAAAGAAAAAATAGGGATTTTGAAGATAATTGGTATTATTATAGCAATTTTAGGAGCAATTATAGCTTCCGGTAATTTAGAAGTAAATATTGGTGCTTTAATTTCCTTATTAGGGGGCGTAATATGGGCAGCAGGAACTATTTATTACAGAAAATATTTAATTAAAGAAGATGTAATAAAACTTAACTCATTTTTTGCTCTCTCATCAGTTCCAGTATTAATACCGCTTATACCATTTCAGTTCTATTTTAAAGCGTCTTTAGAAGGAATAGTAGTAGCCATAATTATAGGTATAACAGCACAAGCTTTAGGTTTCATATTCTGGTTTTTGTCAGTGAAAAATTTGGGTGCATTTAAAGCAAGTAGTATATCCTTGCTAGTTCCAGCTCTTTCTTACTTTTTCTCTTATATAATTTTAGGCGATATGCCAACATTAATAGAGATAATAGGATCATTTCTAGTACTTTTAGGTGTTTTATTTACTAATTTAAAGATATCAAATTTTAGTTCCAGGTTTTAA
- a CDS encoding cob(I)yrinic acid a,c-diamide adenosyltransferase has product MWYTGTGDRGKTKVPSVGEVWKDSEIVKALGDLDELNSVLGVVSSLYPELSEVIQKLQNDIFSISSEIAGFDRNFSDEKVKGIEELITNYSKELEPLRNFVLPGGHIASSFLHLARAVCRRAERSVVTLLKENKAKEVHAKYLNRLSSLLFVLALVVNKRTNNPNVLWKGKD; this is encoded by the coding sequence ATGTGGTATACTGGGACTGGCGATAGGGGGAAGACTAAAGTACCTTCAGTTGGTGAGGTCTGGAAGGATAGTGAAATTGTTAAAGCTTTAGGAGATTTAGATGAGTTGAATTCAGTTCTAGGAGTTGTATCGTCTCTTTACCCTGAGCTTTCAGAAGTTATCCAAAAACTTCAGAATGATATTTTTTCTATTTCATCAGAAATTGCTGGATTCGACAGGAATTTTTCTGATGAAAAAGTTAAGGGAATAGAAGAACTTATTACAAATTATAGTAAAGAATTGGAACCATTAAGAAATTTTGTTCTACCAGGAGGGCATATTGCCTCATCCTTTCTTCATTTAGCTAGAGCAGTGTGCAGAAGAGCTGAAAGAAGTGTTGTAACTTTACTAAAAGAAAATAAAGCAAAAGAAGTTCATGCAAAATACTTAAATAGGTTGTCATCTTTACTTTTTGTCTTAGCTCTAGTTGTAAATAAAAGAACCAATAACCCCAATGTTCTCTGGAAGGGAAAGGATTAG